In Myxocyprinus asiaticus isolate MX2 ecotype Aquarium Trade chromosome 46, UBuf_Myxa_2, whole genome shotgun sequence, a single window of DNA contains:
- the LOC127435996 gene encoding zinc finger protein 277-like gives MAAQMHNTILTDKQDCILEPLCFPEHLSASGALASSKDGRPVTCVLCSDCFPSSEKDQLLKHMVLDHKLVIADVKLITDFPQYMLYWKKRFTEQLITDFCSVIKTNSEGPVEQQEHYFLLCDALPEDRILREQLQLRRLEEVLEQQQKERDDTTFHRICMFCNDEFTGNRSLLLNHMAKEHSFSIGLPDNIVFCTEFLNTLERKLENMQCIYCEKTFRDKTTLKDHMRKKQHRRINGRNHDYDRFYVINYLELGKTWEEVQSEDDRELLEDEDDDWSDWQAHPVCAVCLFCEQQAETMEKIYTHMKETHEFDLHKLKTDLNLKFYQQVKLVNYIRRELHQCRCYCCQEKFGTKDELVQHLFNKGHVMQLPEVSHWDQPQYYFPTYENDALLTALSDSESECEGPNHNSNVPVIAEDISNLKVLKQTSVLNKLLKDRGGSS, from the exons ATGGCTGCCCAGATGCACAACACAATTTTGACAG ATAAACAGGATTGTATTCTAGAGCCACTTTGTTTCCCTGAGCACCTGAGTGCTAGTGGTGCCCTTGCATCCTCTAAGGATGGCCGTCCAGTGACCTGTGTGCTGTGTTCAGACTGTTTTCCCTCTTCTGAGAAAGACCAGCTCCTCAAACACATGGTGTTGGATCACAAACTGGTTATAGCGGATGTCAAACTCATCACAGACTTCCCACA GTACATGTTGTATTGGAAGAAAAGGTTCACAGAGCAGCTCATCACAGACTTTTGCAGTGTTATCAAGACTAACTCTGAAGGTCCTGTAG AACAACAAGAGCACTACTTCCTATTATGTGATGCTCTCCCAGAGGACAGGATCCTTAGGGAGCAACTACAACTGAGGCGACTG GAGGAAGTTCTGGAACAGCAGCAAAAAGAGAGGGACGATACAACGTTTCATCGCATCTGTATGTTCTGTAATGACGAATTTACCGGAAACAG GTCTTTACTGCTCAACCACATGGCTAAAGAACATTCCTTTAGTATCGGCCTGCCTGACAACATCGTCTTTTGCACAGAGTTCCTCAACACTCTTGAGAGGAAACTGGAGAA TATGCAGTGTATATACTGTGAGAAAACATTCAGGGACAAAACAACCTTGAAAGATCACATGAGAAAGAAACAGCATCGACGAATTAATGGCAGAAACCATGACTACGATCGCTTCTACGTCATCAATTACCTG GAGTTGGGGAAGACATGGGAAGAGGTGCAGTCTGAAGACGACAGAGAGCTGTTGGAAGATGAAGATGA TGATTGGTCAGACTGGCAGGCTCACCCTGTGTGTGCTGTGTGCCTGTTTTGTGAGCAGCAAGCAGAGACAATGGAGAAAATCTACACGCACATGAAG GAAACTCATGAATTTGACCTGCACAAATTAAAAACAGACCTAA ACCTAAAGTTTTACCAGCAAGTCAAACTAGTGAATTACATCCGCCGTGAGCTCCACCAGTGCCGCTGCTATTGCTGTCAGGAGAAGTTTGGAACCAAAGATGAGCTGGTTCAACATCTGTTCAACAAAGGTCATGTTATGCAGCTACCCGAGGTCTCCCACTGGGACCAACCACA ATACTACTTTCCTACATACGAGAATGACGCTCTACTTACAGCTCTGTCGGACAGTGAGAGCGAATGTGAGGGTCCAAATCACAACTCAAATGTTCCTGTTATTGCTGAAGATATCTCAAACCTGAAGGTCTTAAAACAGACCAGTGTGCTTAATAAACTTCTCAAAGACAGGGGCGGCTCCAGCTGA